DNA from Acidobacteriota bacterium:
TCCGTTCCCACGATGTCACGGAAGCGGCCCTGGTGATCGGGTCCAGCTACGCTTATTTTCCGGGTGGCGCCATACACCTGGTGGTGGTCGACCCGGGAGTCGGCAGCCGCAGGCGCCCGCTGCTGGTCGCCACCGAGCATGCCTATTTTGTGGCTCCCGACAACGGTGTGCTCAGCGAGATCTATACCGGCTCCACCCGGGTCGCCTGCCTGGAGTTGACGGCCGCGCGGTTCTTCCGCCACCCGGTCAGCAACACCTTTCACGGGCGCGATGTTTTCGCTCCGGTCGCGGCCTGGCTCAGTCGAGGGGTTGAACCCGAGCAATTCGGCAGCTTGGTCGATAACAGGGTTACCCTTCGCCTGCCGGAGGTGCGGATATCGGGGCGGAACGGTTTGGCGGGAACGGTACTGCGTGTCGACAAATTCGGAAACCTGATCACCAATCTCCGGGCCGAGAATTATCGGGAGCGCTTACAAGCGGGAAAATTCGTGCTGAGCATTGGCGGACACCGAGTCGACCGCCTGTGTCGGTCCTACCGCGAGTCCAAGGGCCCCGAGCCGTTCGTGATCTGGGGCAGTCTGGGTCTGTTGGAGATATCCTGCAACCAGGCATCTGCAAGCAAGCGCCTGGAAGCGGGCGTCCACGACGGATTTGAATTGCGCTTTGAGTGAAGTGCAGAACTTTTTTCCGGCGAGCAGGGACGACTCTCATGCAACCAACACCGGCAACCGAAGGGCTGAAGAACTTGCTGACTCAGCCCGAGGTCAAGTTGGACCTGGCAGCCGCGGCTTTGCAAATTGCCTCGGAAGAATATCCCGATCTCGTCCTGGCAGACTACCTGACGCGCTTGGACCGGCTGGCCGAGAGAGCCGCGGGCCAGCTTTCCCTTTCGGTGGAACCGGATGTCATCGACAGCCTGGATGGCATCAACCGGACCTTGTATCGCGAGGAAGGGTTTTCCGGAAATTCCGACGTCTACTATGACCCCCGCAACAGTTTCCTGAATGAGGTTCTCGACCGTCGCACCGGAATTCCCATTACCCTGTCCATCATCTACATGGAGGTGGGGCGGCGGCTCGGACTGGATATTCGTGGCGTCGGCCTGCCCGGCCATTTTCTTGTGAAGTGCGTGGCGGCCAGCGGCGAGTGGCTGATCGATCCTTTCTTCGGAGGAAAGACGGTCACCGAAGCGGAGTGCCGCCATCGCCTCACACGACTGCATGGAGAGAAGTTTTCCTTTCAACGCTCCTTTCTGGATTGCGTCACCAAGCGTCAGATTCTGGGGCGTCTCCTGGCCAACCTGAAGATGATCTACCTGGTCCAGAGGGATTTCGGAAGAGCCCTCAACGTGATCGATAAGATCATTCTCATCTTTCCGGATGCAGCCGGAGAGATCCGGGACCGTGGCTCCGTCTCCTTTCGGCTGCAACATTTTTCCGCGGCAATTCGGGACTGGAATCGCTATCTGGCCATGAAGCCCCAGGCGTCAGACCTCCAGGAGGTGAAGCAGAACCTGAAGGTGGCTGCAACCCAAATCGGTCTGCGCAATTGAAGGGAAGGGGCCGAGGGGAAGTGGTGGGTCGGGAAGGGGCCGACCGCCCTTGAGACTCGGCCAGGACGTGTGTGGCAATAACCAAACGGCTGGGAAGCGTACGGGAGTGACCGCACGTCCGTTCACAACATCGGACCGGCCCGCCAGAGGGCGAACTCGCGGTGTCCGGTGACCTCGTTCTTGGCGTGTTCGCCAGAGGCTGTGGCAAGGATGGTGTCGAAAATATTCTGGCCAACCTCGTCCAGGGATTGAGTCCCATCGATAATCGTGCCGGCATTGATATCCATGTTCTCTTCAAGATGGTGGAACATGCGGCTGTTGGTCGCGATCTTGAGGACCGGGACGATGGGATTGCCGGTGGGAGTCCCCCGCCCGGTGGTGAAACAGACGACGTTGGCGCCGCTGGACACCAACCCGGATACCGACGGGGTGTCGAAACCGGGTGAGTCCATGATCACAAAGCCGGATCGATTGATTCTTTCGGCGTAGTCGAAGACCCCTTGCAGTGGAGTGCTCCCTGCCTTGCGAATGGCCCCCAGCGATTTCTCTACAATGTTGGATATTCCGCCTGCGATGTTGCCCGGTGAAGGATTCTCATCCAATTCTCCTCCCAGGGCGGCCGCATAGGCCTTGTAGCGTTCCAGAATGCGCCACAGGCCCTCGGCGGCCTGGCTGGAGGCCGCACCCCTCATCAGCAGATGTTCCGCGCCGTAGATCTCCGGGGTCTCAGGCAACACGGTCGTGCCGCCGCAACTCACGATCAGGTCGCTGGCCCGTCCCAGCGCCGGATTGGCTGAGATGCCCGAGTAGGCATCCGACCCCCCGCACTGCAGGCCCAGCAGCAGGTGTTTGGCGGACACGCTGGTGCGTCTGCATTTTCGGGCCTGTTCCACCAGTTCCTCAACGATTTGAATGCCCTGCTTCACGGTTGGGGTGGTGCCTCCGGCTCCCTGGATGGTCAGATAGCGCACCCGCCCCCGGGTATGGGTCTGCAACTGGAGGGGAAGGCTGGAGTGGCACCCCTGCACGCATTCCACGTTGCTTTCCTCGCACCCAAGACCCACAACCAGGACAGCCGCAACGTTGGGGTGGTACATGATCCCGTTGTAGACCCGCATCAGTTGGGCAATGTCCTCGCCCTTCTCGCCGCCGCATCCCTCCTGGTGAGTGATGGGTATGACCCCGTCGAAATTGGGATCGTCCTGAAACTGTTGCTCGAAGTGCCTGGCGATGAGCTGGCTCGGATGGCTGGAGCAGATCACGGTTGAGAGCACCACCACGTAGTTACGGGTGCCGACGCCCCCCCATTCTCTCTGGTAGCCTTGAAAGCGTGGAACCTCGCCGGAAGGGCGAAACCGGACCGGTTTGGGATCGATTCCGGTCGGCTTCCGCCGGCCCTTGGTGTCCGGAACCATATTGTGATTGTGGACTGTGCCACCTTGGGGAATGGGACAGGTTGCCAGGCCGATGACTTCCCCGTAACGGAGGACGGTCTCGCCGGAGGCGATCCCTCGCAATGCGATCTTGTGGCCCGGCTGCACCGTCTGGGTGACCATCACACGGGTGCCGTTGGAGCTCAACAGAGTACCCTGGCCGATGGTGGCCTTGGCCACGGCCACGTTGTCATCGGGATGAACAAGGATGGCTTTATCCGACAGTCTGGCTTCGCTCATGGACATGGACCCTTATTGGCTAAGACCTTCAGGTGCCTGTAGGCATGGGATTGCAGACAGAGGAGTTATCCGGTTCGAGGGTCCAATGCCACGCCCTGATCCGGAGGGCCATCATACCAGATGGTCTCTGGCACACGGGAGTGAAATCGCGTGCCTGTGAGGCAGGACAGAGGCACTGCAGGAATCCTTGAGGTCGCCGAGCGCTTCACTTCACCCGGCGGACCCCGACCCGCCAACGGAATACCTGAGCAATCCCTTGACCTCTTCGGGCAAGCGCTCGAATACCGAAGCCGGCAGGGAAGGCACCTCGGCATTGACGCCGCCGGTGGCGTCCACGATATCCTCGCGATCGATGGTCCCGGGCCGGAGAGGGTCCAGGTTCAACCACCAGGGGGCATAGCGCACGATCACCGCAACCCGGTCCCGATCGGTTCGATTGGTGGCCACGGCATGCCAGAGGCGCGCGTCGCAGACGGCAACGGTTCCGGCCGATCCCAGCAGGCGACGCTCGTCGGGGTGAGGGGCGTCGGGGTCGACGGGGCCCCCTTTCATGGGGTGGTTGGGCTTGCGGTGGCTGCCGGGGACTACAATGGTAGCCCCGTTCTCCTCGGTAAAATCGGTCAGCATCCAGAAAGTCACCAGGTGCATGAGCAGATCGGGGTAGGGGGCCGGAATGCAGGCAGCGCTTTTCTGGTTGTAGGGCCAGTCGGCGTGGAATGACCCGCGGGGGATTCCCGGGCCATTGACCGAGCCGGTCAGCATGGAAATGCGAACATGGGAGCCCAGCAGAGACTGGGCCAGCCCCAGCACCCGTGGATGGGCCAGAAAGGGCGCCAGGGCCTGGTTCACTCTCAAGAATCCGGGGACGTGCCCGACGGGCATGGGCATGTCGGTGTGAATTCTGACGTCTCTGGCAACGCTCCGACGCAGGTCCTCCAGTTCCCGGGAGGGAACCACTCCCGGAATGAGGCAATAGCCCCGATCCTGAAGTTGGGATGCCAATGCGGTGTGGTTTGCGTTCACTCCGGTCTCTTCCGGGTTGCGGACTTCGGCCCGGGTTTCTGGGTATCGATTGAAGGAAAAAAGCCTGGAGATATGGGGGGCTTAGACCCGTTGGGTGGTTTTGACGGCTTCCAGAGCCTCTCGATCTTTCTCCAGGATGGCAGGATTCTCATTACAGCAACTGCCGGAGGAAGCCGAGTCTTGAATGACCGGCAGTGTCAGGTTGTGCTGGGTTGTGTCGAGGGACACCTTCTTGCCTTTGGCGAAGATCTCATGTCGTCCCCGAGTCTTGTGCCACTCCGCCAGGGTGGCCGTTTGATGCATGTTTTCGATGATCTGCCTCCAGCCGACCCCGGTGTTATAGGCGCAGAAGGAAATTTCTCCCTCCTGGGTGCCATAGGGGATGACGCACATCTCGGTGCGCCGGAAATCGTAGGTCCACAGATCCTGGAACCACATGCCTTCCACGCACAGCACCCGCCAGTCGTCCTTGTCGTTGCGGGTCTTCATGCGGTCGTTGCGGTCGCTGTCCGATCGCGCCGAACTTGGCTTGAACAGGTTGACGATTTGCGAGATGGGAAACCCCCGGGGAGCCAGGTCGGCCTTGAAGTTGCGCAAAATGGCCAGAGCCAGTTGGGCACCGGTGAAGGCCTTGCCGCGAGCAGTGTCGGTAATGACCGCCACGTCTCGGATGAATTGTTCATAGTCGAAGAACTTGAACAGGGGAGTCCATTCGCCGGTGCGGCGATTGACCACCAGCAGGCTGAAGATGCCGCAGTTCGGGTGGCAGTTGCAGGCGCTCCATCCCCAGGAAGCGTCCGCCCCCTGCAGGAGATCCATCACGCTGGTGAAGGCGCTGTAGGACGACAGGGGAAACCAGTCGCGCAGGGGCTGCCAGTCGGCCGATAACTGGCCCTTGAGATCCTGGGTCATCTGAGACAGGGTGTAGCGTTGCGCGTATCGGGTTTCGTCATCGACGTCTTCATCCCGACCGGTGAAGGATACGGGTTGGAAGGCGATGGTTTGAATCTTGTCGACGTTACGGGCGGCAAAATCCACGATGGACCCGATTCCATCGTTATTGACACCGTTGACGATGGTGGTCACCAGCGTGGTCTTCATGCCCACCTTGGCCATGTTCTCGATGGCCTGCAACTTGACGTCGAACAGATTGCCGACACCGCGGTGGCGGTTGTTTTCTTCGCTGGTGCCGTCGAACTGCAGATAGGCTCCGTGAAGGCCCGCCTCATGAGCCTGCTGGGTGAACTCCTCGCTCTGTGCGAAGCGAATCCCGTTGGTGGCTGCCAGAACCCGATAGAATCCGATCTTCTTGGCGTAGGCGACGGCTTCGATGAAGTATGGGGACAGCGTCGGTTCTCCCCCGGAGAAAAGAATGATCACCTGGCGCCGCGGCTTGTAGGAGACGGCACGGTCCAGAATGGCCTTGATGTCATCGAATTCCGGCTGGTGAACATAACCGACCTGATTGGCATCCATGAAGCAGGGATTGCACATCATGTTGCATCGGTTGGTCAGATCCACGGTCAGCACGGCGCCGCGTCCGAACTTGATGCTGGAATTTCCATGGCGATGGACGTGGTCATCCTCGGAACAACGGAAATCCCGTCCGAAGAAGAGACCTTCGATTCGACGGGTAAATTCGGGGCTGGTGGAGAGCACGTCTTCGAAAGGCCCGTGCTTGTCGCACACCTTTCGCATGATCACCTTGCCGCCCTCTTCCAGAATCTGGGCCTTGATTTCACCCGGGTGTCCCGACATCAGGGTGGAGAGGTCTGCTTCGCCGTTGATGATGGCATTGCGAACCTCGGGCACGCAGCGCGGACACAAGGAGTCGGTAATCCTGGGGAATCCCAGGGTGGGGGCCGAGCGTTCGCGGCTCTTGAGCATTTTACCTGGAGCCCAGCTGGGAGTCGGGAGCTGGCCCTCCGGGAGGCTTCGATTGACGGCCTGGAAAGTCTTCCAGGTCAAATCGGCTACACTGGAGAGAAAGGATGACCCCGAAAGCTGGTGCCACCAGCTTTGGTTCCGACCCTCTCTAAACATGTGGTCTGTGTACATCAACGCCTCCGGGATTGAGGGAATTGAGACCGCACACTACCGAGGCTGGCTGGTAGGGGCCGTAACCGAATCAAAGGCCTTTAGTTACCCCGCAAAAGGGTACCAACCTGGGGTTGGCAATGTCCAGCAAAAACTGTCTACTGAGTACTCCCCGGATAGTGTCCGCCAGACCGTGGCCGGATTGAAGGTCGGCGCCGTGGTTGTCGGACGGGAAATGCGGGCCACGGTTCCTGAAAATGGAGCCGACGAGCGGGATTGAACCGCTGACCTGTCGATTACGAATCGACCGCTCTACCAGCTGAGCTACGTCGGCCCGAGCCGAATGCGCTTGCCGGCACAAGAAAATGCCCACCCCGAAGGATGGGCATTTTCAAAGAGGAGAGGGTTGACTTAACAAGTCAATA
Protein-coding regions in this window:
- a CDS encoding SAM-dependent chlorinase/fluorinase — protein: MQWRPTIGSNPVITLTTDFGVGDPYVGMMKAVILSIAPDVRIVDLTHGIRSHDVTEAALVIGSSYAYFPGGAIHLVVVDPGVGSRRRPLLVATEHAYFVAPDNGVLSEIYTGSTRVACLELTAARFFRHPVSNTFHGRDVFAPVAAWLSRGVEPEQFGSLVDNRVTLRLPEVRISGRNGLAGTVLRVDKFGNLITNLRAENYRERLQAGKFVLSIGGHRVDRLCRSYRESKGPEPFVIWGSLGLLEISCNQASASKRLEAGVHDGFELRFE
- a CDS encoding tetratricopeptide repeat protein; this translates as MQPTPATEGLKNLLTQPEVKLDLAAAALQIASEEYPDLVLADYLTRLDRLAERAAGQLSLSVEPDVIDSLDGINRTLYREEGFSGNSDVYYDPRNSFLNEVLDRRTGIPITLSIIYMEVGRRLGLDIRGVGLPGHFLVKCVAASGEWLIDPFFGGKTVTEAECRHRLTRLHGEKFSFQRSFLDCVTKRQILGRLLANLKMIYLVQRDFGRALNVIDKIILIFPDAAGEIRDRGSVSFRLQHFSAAIRDWNRYLAMKPQASDLQEVKQNLKVAATQIGLRN
- a CDS encoding altronate dehydratase family protein, whose translation is MSEARLSDKAILVHPDDNVAVAKATIGQGTLLSSNGTRVMVTQTVQPGHKIALRGIASGETVLRYGEVIGLATCPIPQGGTVHNHNMVPDTKGRRKPTGIDPKPVRFRPSGEVPRFQGYQREWGGVGTRNYVVVLSTVICSSHPSQLIARHFEQQFQDDPNFDGVIPITHQEGCGGEKGEDIAQLMRVYNGIMYHPNVAAVLVVGLGCEESNVECVQGCHSSLPLQLQTHTRGRVRYLTIQGAGGTTPTVKQGIQIVEELVEQARKCRRTSVSAKHLLLGLQCGGSDAYSGISANPALGRASDLIVSCGGTTVLPETPEIYGAEHLLMRGAASSQAAEGLWRILERYKAYAAALGGELDENPSPGNIAGGISNIVEKSLGAIRKAGSTPLQGVFDYAERINRSGFVIMDSPGFDTPSVSGLVSSGANVVCFTTGRGTPTGNPIVPVLKIATNSRMFHHLEENMDINAGTIIDGTQSLDEVGQNIFDTILATASGEHAKNEVTGHREFALWRAGPML
- a CDS encoding phytanoyl-CoA dioxygenase family protein; protein product: MNANHTALASQLQDRGYCLIPGVVPSRELEDLRRSVARDVRIHTDMPMPVGHVPGFLRVNQALAPFLAHPRVLGLAQSLLGSHVRISMLTGSVNGPGIPRGSFHADWPYNQKSAACIPAPYPDLLMHLVTFWMLTDFTEENGATIVVPGSHRKPNHPMKGGPVDPDAPHPDERRLLGSAGTVAVCDARLWHAVATNRTDRDRVAVIVRYAPWWLNLDPLRPGTIDREDIVDATGGVNAEVPSLPASVFERLPEEVKGLLRYSVGGSGSAG
- a CDS encoding radical SAM protein translates to MYTDHMFREGRNQSWWHQLSGSSFLSSVADLTWKTFQAVNRSLPEGQLPTPSWAPGKMLKSRERSAPTLGFPRITDSLCPRCVPEVRNAIINGEADLSTLMSGHPGEIKAQILEEGGKVIMRKVCDKHGPFEDVLSTSPEFTRRIEGLFFGRDFRCSEDDHVHRHGNSSIKFGRGAVLTVDLTNRCNMMCNPCFMDANQVGYVHQPEFDDIKAILDRAVSYKPRRQVIILFSGGEPTLSPYFIEAVAYAKKIGFYRVLAATNGIRFAQSEEFTQQAHEAGLHGAYLQFDGTSEENNRHRGVGNLFDVKLQAIENMAKVGMKTTLVTTIVNGVNNDGIGSIVDFAARNVDKIQTIAFQPVSFTGRDEDVDDETRYAQRYTLSQMTQDLKGQLSADWQPLRDWFPLSSYSAFTSVMDLLQGADASWGWSACNCHPNCGIFSLLVVNRRTGEWTPLFKFFDYEQFIRDVAVITDTARGKAFTGAQLALAILRNFKADLAPRGFPISQIVNLFKPSSARSDSDRNDRMKTRNDKDDWRVLCVEGMWFQDLWTYDFRRTEMCVIPYGTQEGEISFCAYNTGVGWRQIIENMHQTATLAEWHKTRGRHEIFAKGKKVSLDTTQHNLTLPVIQDSASSGSCCNENPAILEKDREALEAVKTTQRV